One window of the Pieris brassicae chromosome 2, ilPieBrab1.1, whole genome shotgun sequence genome contains the following:
- the LOC123720019 gene encoding uncharacterized protein LOC123720019 isoform X2, with product MTEDKNKENTVHPSPPKHPSKIIGSVKLPIATLNKSSLYNLRTKSDGVSDKSDPSDDKIQRTFKEAKIDAFHNLSPNVKRMLSSASENTTLRFQKKTVNITKSSGRKCNIPLVGATSKISQSGLEILPSVEIYDQPNLKLNKIQDSPPLIKPDFKIDEPETYDVPTNNQAAIYDVPNNNKTAFESLSLPYIDQSIELSISNDREFDTKLSSKDISPLKANISIPLISPTKLNDTLPRKEAKLLKSGPYPQTVGSTGNLRPEKEMARLNPPLQVTRPLSMSSIASSSSTSSSGVQNKGVNSAYLASIESLDDHSDADMTSGNGSNNFMNSTGILKTSISEESRTEILTNHNLEELSGLSQLERVCAEIVQTENVYVEDLRQVVEGYLHVWRRDATFSEDELRELFNNIEDIYGFNKSLCAELNSCHLDATCIARCFVNNTSGFSVYTSYCTGYPCTMERLAALASKPQSAREFRERQLGLNHPLPLASYLLKPVQRILKYHLLLQNLVKQCASRETEYAFLKMTGIAQHIDDMKRRHEHAVRVQEIQSLLYGWSGPDLTTYGELCAEGTFRVFGAKAMRHAFLFDKMLLVTKNREDGILAYKSHIMCNNMMLVESISGAPLSFHVIPWDAPRAQLTLQARSPRHKREWTLLLKRVILENYNAVIPSHARQLVMELGQNKTDDDILAEKSHNLITQASMRKQLSAPEYLEKRKLERERRKSFENGTRGRSKKPNRKHTIPDSRDTSQDCDCAQVSAEKGTDYTCDNCYIDLCSDCEIELSKDKKEEKCTCKTLDDVKCPECDRSLNYIDTGSVENVERKPTCKCSDFKSSQESFSNNSLKKTRCYHSSDNIVGYDVRSKEDVSDLTSVKALKTCLKCSKIKENIPVTDSVGTPHTRKSRCVDIDKTKTDTLRSKSKDDPQRSKLSRIGTWRRKSEPGLQQNGQSILAKRSHDSDSERNDGRNDKIEFECRNCGSNRINKKIKSSHGNLAPDIEERRQLNVIKQNLEIKMYNTKNIPKKITKIKKNRAKGRLSSDTTTRFYTDFSSDVSTEILHISESNDSLNIEDSKDTKNNFVIPEPITKDEGIDEETYKKLIEKTDSFKKNELEKVKYLHKQKIINEGSEIDEKAESQQLPDDVQESCEENEQPLEQLISQLLMQNREFQKLLKKQQLRNTAQKRHQRLLKSHSIPDQVISGRNEVIKFKPKFGRQMSENLQLSIDEDDVANNDEQHKGLSDDDHIYETLRVEDRLDENLHSLNSKSKIIQHHPPNKKSPPSSLIHLSSEKPKKGGPESDYVYLSFEEIKKVSDALDNGIYDVPAKTPEKVVDHPDRRISTDYYVTMEHNGPATESNENLYDNLVDICRRKKEAPSTLPADYLPMSPDHQSPNTPEIWLSRQKEHFNVTRDRKSGSLPRSFQVPTSSPEDNNLSTFKSKPNANSKTYLNRDGKVMSVDRPFTIASDQSEISYDDVEAYMSERDILKFNKSSKSTDDSQNISKSTLELEEEIDRCYKNNFEKIDLDSNKNENILKDAHNNLNISVASSCEALIVDQSDKSKMDVIHPEHKIYKPNGNVLSLKNVLSRFKNRTPPKGEEMEMNANEQCLVDSKSDLKSPTNEKRSALNPRSYSKNLLQRFRNIIGDEHSDDNQNKIEPKVSKIDSNDIQVVITSAESSPTTSTIVYSASDALSKSVCENTTMSESQTEKNNLELLSHSCDNLSKKPFRPSYEKSVSMITSMPNSISSTPSPSKSNNSSYQSLNKLPSYMQGSRHLGARIAQSDYVDPMTLLNERNQLKNINILINKNSMRPDSLFSNSSFVTSSSESTYQESQNSQNLANVSEKPTETAQIHSDESFYEKTFEKIEQVTDEDVFRDSAVYSDQEDAEDKEPEKPKQAIKLNRVENLKRESSFNSKKIISSITEISSIQTVTINKTHSTTKSTVTKEDRVIRPKIAPPVPIKPKITQTSVSTIQTKTVGNKNFVKEQQSSSSETVNNRRIKRNIDSKPGFTRSEFTPSKSDGRVTPKAETNTKHEPESEEGKTNIQIKRLGFERASLDSATRKRPVEKKRSLEQPKTKSVLERRMELEQLTKAQNRTIKKPAIKPKLITTKVQTFERSDNTVENNVNNDIPVDKPSISDDPNDEQKGSWVKQVVNKFQ from the exons ATGACAGAAGATAAGaacaaagaaaacacagtCCACCCCAGCCCACCAAAACACCCGTCAAAAATCATTGGAAGCGTTAAACTTCCAATAGCAACACTAAACAAAAGTTCCCTTTACAACCTTCGGACAAAAAGTGACGGTGTAAGTGATAAAAGTGATCCTAGTGATGACAAAATTCAAAGGACGTTTAAAGAAGCTAAGATTGATGCCTTCCATAACCTCTCGCCAAATGTTAAACGTATGCTGTCCAGTGCATCTGAGAATACAACACTACGCTTTCAAAAGAAAACAGTAAATATAACGAAATCATCAGGCAGGAAGTGTAATATACCTTTAGTGGGTGCAACATCAAAAATATCACAATCTGGGTTAGAAATCTTACCATCCGTTGAAATTTACGATCAACCTAACTTGAAGCTTAACAAAATCCAAGACTCACCTCCTCTAATCAAGCCAGATTTCAAAATTGATGAACCCGAAACTTATGATGTTCCCACTAATAACCAAGCCGCGATCTACGATGTGcctaacaataacaaaaccGCGTTCGAGTCCCTGTCACTGCCATATATTGATCAATCTATCGAACTGTCTATATCGAATGATAGAGAATTCGATACTAAACTATCGTCTAAAGATATCTCCCCCTTAAAAGCTAATATATCTATACCACTAATATCACCAACCAAGTTAAACGACACATTGCCTAGAAAAGAAGCAAAGTTGTTAAAGAGCGGGCCTTATCCTCAAACGGTTGGATCAACCGGGAATTTAAGGCCGGAGAAGGAGATGGCTAGACTTAATCCACCATTGCAAGTCACAAGGCCTCTGTCAATGAGTTCTATAGCTTCGTCAAGCTCGACCTCTAGTAGTGGTGTACAAAATAAGGGAGTGAATTCAGCCTACCTCGCGTCTATAGAAAGCTTGGATGACCATAGCGATGCAGATATGACATCTGGCAATGggagtaataattttatgaacagTACGGGAATACTTAAGACGAGTATTTCCGAGGAAAGTCGAACCGAGATATTAACAA ATCACAACTTAGAAGAATTATCCGGGCTGTCTCAGCTGGAGAGGGTGTGCGCGGAAATAGTTCAGACTGAGAACGTGTACGTCGAGGATTTGAGACAAGTTGTAGAG GGCTACTTACACGTCTGGCGTCGGGATGCAACATTTTCTGAAGATGAACTGAGAGAACTATTCAACAATATAGAAGATATCTATGGTTTTAAcaa ATCTCTCTGCGCCGAGCTGAATTCCTGCCATCTGGACGCCACCTGCATTGCTCGATGTTTCGTCAATAATACATCTGGGTTCTCAGTATACACATCGTATTGTACTGGATACCCTTGCACTATGGAGAGGTTGGCAGCCCTGGCCTCGAAGCCTCAAAGTGCAAGGGAGTTCAGGGAACGGCAATTAGGGCTGAACCATCCATTGCCACTTGCGTCCTACTTGTTGAAGCCGGTGCAACGGATTTTGAAGTACCACTTGTTGTTACag AACCTTGTAAAGCAGTGTGCTTCACGGGAAACAGAGTATGCCTTCTTGAAGATGACTGGAATCGCTCAGCATATAGACGATATGAAGAGACGCCACGAACACGCTGTTAGAGTACAA gaaATCCAGTCACTTCTTTACGGATGGAGTGGTCCTGATCTGACAACTTACGGAGAGTTGTGTGCCGAAGGGACATTtag AGTATTCGGCGCGAAGGCGATGCGTCACGCCTTCCTCTTCGACAAAATGCTGCTTGTGACTAAAAATAGGGAGGACGGCATTTTGGCTTACAAGTCTCATATAATG TGCAACAACATGATGTTAGTTGAATCGATATCGGGTGCGCCCCTGTCCTTCCACGTAATCCCTTGGGACGCGCCGCGTGCGCAGCTCACTTTACAAGCACGCTCGCCGCGGCACAAGCGAGAATGGACTTTATTGCTTAAGAGG GTCATATTAGAAAACTACAATGCAGTTATACCCTCCCACGCTAGACAATTAGTAATGGAACTTGGACAAAACAAAACTGATG atGACATCCTCGCGGAGAAATCGCATAACTTAATAACTCAAGCATCCATGAGAAAGCAACTCTCTGCGCCCGAATATCTCGAAAAGCGAAAATTAGAACGAGAGAGACGAAAATCTTTCGAGAACGGCACAAGGGGACGATCAAAGAAGCCAAATAGAAAACACACGATTCCGGATTCAAGGGACACGAGCCAGGACTGTGACTGCGCTCAAGTGTCCGCAGAAAAAGGCACAGATTATACTTGCGATAATTGCTATATTGACCTCTGTTCCGATTGTGAAATCGAACTGTcaaaagataaaaaagaagaaaagtgCACATGTAAAACTTTAGACGATGTGAAATGCCCCGAATGTGATCGCTCCCTTAATTATATTGACACGGGAAGTGTTGAAAACGTAGAACGAAAACCTACTTGCAAATGTTCAGATTTTAAATCGTCGCAGGAAAGTTTCAGCAACAATTCCTTGAAAAAAACGCGATGCTACCATTCCTCTGATAACATAGTTGGCTATGACGTTAGGAGCAAAGAAGATGTATCAGATTTGACTAGTGTTAAAGCACTAAAAACTTGCCTTAAATGTTCGAAGATTAAGGAAAACATACCGGTGACTGATTCTGTGGGAACCCCACACACGAGAAAGTCTAGATGTGTCGATATCGATAAGACCAAAACTGATACTCTAAGATCTAAATCAAAAGATGACCCACAAAGATCAAAACtctcaagaattggtacatgGAGACGTAAATCAGAACCTGGATTGCAACAAAATGGACAAAGTATTTTAGCTAAAAGATCTCATGATAGTGATAGTGAAAGAAACGATGGGagaaatgataaaattgaatttgaatgTAGAAATTGCGGGTCaaatagaattaataaaaaaataaaatcatcacATGGAAATCTGGCTCCTGACATAGAAGAGAGACGACAATTGAATGTTATTAAGCAAAActtagaaattaaaatgtacaatacgaaaaatatacctaaaaagattacaaaaattaagaaaaacagaGCCAAAGGTCGTCTCAGTTCTGACACGACAACTCGATTTTACACTGACTTCTCTAGTGACGTATCTACTGAGATCCTTCATATATCCGAATCTAACGACAGCCTTAATATCGAAGATTCaaaagatacaaaaaataattttgtgataCCAGAGCCTATCACTAAGGATGAAGGAATCGACGaagaaacatataaaaaactcATAGAAAAGACAGACTCCTTTAAAAAGAATGAATTAGAAAAGGTAAAGTACTTACACAAACAGAAAATTATCAACGAAGGTTCCGAAATCGACGAAAAAGCTGAGTCACAACAACTGCCAGATGATGTTCAAGAAAGTTGCGAAGAGAACGAACAACCACTTGAACAGCTAATTTCTCAACTTTTGATGCAAAATAGAGAGTTTCAGAAACTATTAAAGAAACAACAATTAAGAAATACTGCTCAAAAAAGGCATCAACGTCTGCTTAAATCACATTCGATTCCTGATCAGGTCATTTCGGGTCGCAATGaagtaataaagtttaaaccTAAATTTGGACGACAAATGTCTGAAAATCTACAACTTTCCATTGACGAAGACGACGTCGCAAACAATGATGAACAACATAAAGGATTATCTGACGATGACcatatatatgaaacattGAGAGTAGAAGACCGCTTAGATGAAAACCTGCATAGTCTTAATagcaaaagtaaaataatacagcATCATCCACCTAACAAAAAGTCACCACCGAGTTCTTTGATACACTTGTCTTCAGAAAAGCCCAAGAAAGGGGGACCTGAGTCTGATTATGTCTATCTCTCATtcgaagaaataaaaaaagtaagcGATGCCTTGGACAATGGTATCTATGACGTTCCCGCTAAAACGCCAGAGAAAGTGGTGGACCATCCAGATAGACGTATTAGCACAGATTATTACGTTACCATGGAACATAATGGTCCAGCTACGGAATCTAACgaaaatttatatgataatttGGTAGATATATGTAGAAGAAAAAAGGAAGCTCCGAGCACATTACCCGCAGATTATTTGCCAATGAGTCCGGATCATCAAAGCCCAAATACTCCAGAAATTTGGTTAAGTCGTCAGAAAGAACATTTCAATGTCACAAGGGACAGAAAGTCGGGCTCTTTACCTAGAAGTTTCCAAGTTCCAACAAGTAGTCCAGAagataataatcttagtacaTTTAAATCGAAGCCTAATGCAAATAGTAAGACATATCTTAACCGAGACGGAAAAGTAATGAGCGTTGATCGACCATTCACAATTGCGTCAGATCAAAGCGAAATAAGCTATGATGACGTCGAGGCTTACATGAGTGAACGAGACATattgaaattcaataaaaGTTCTAAATCTACTGATGATTCACAAAACATAAGTAAATCTACATTAGAACTGGAGGAAGAAATCGACAGATGCtacaaaaataactttgaaaagattgatttagattcaaataaaaatgagaACATTTTGAAAGACGCTCATAATAATTTGAACATATCAGTTGCGTCCTCTTGCGAAGCTTTAATTGTCGACCAAAGTGATAAATCGAAAATGGATGTTATACATCCagaacataaaatttacaaaccAAATGGAAACGTGCTGTCCCTCAAGAATGTTTTAAGTCGATTTAAAAATCGGACACCACCAAAAGGCGAAGAAATGGAGATGAATGCCAATGAACAGTGCCTTGTGGATAGCAAAAGTGACCTCAAAAGTCCTACAAATGAAAAGAGATCTGCTCTAAACCCTAGAAGTTACTCTAAAAACTTGTTACAGagatttagaaatattatcgGCGATGAACATTCGGAcgataatcaaaacaaaattgaacCAAAAGTATCCAAAATTGATTCTAATGATATTCAAGTTGTCATAACATCTGCAGAAAGCAGTCCAACCACATCTACTATTGTATACTCTGCATCGGATGCTCTTAGTAAAAGTGTTTGTGAAAATACTACAATGAGTGAAAGTCAAACAGAGAAAAATAATCTAGAACTATTATCGCATAGCTGTGATAACTTATCTAAAAAGCCCTTTAGACCATCATACGAGAAAAGCGTTAGTATGATTACGTCTATGCCCAATTCTATAAGCAGTACACCTTCGCCGTCAAAATCTAACAATAGTTCTTATCAGAGTTTAAATAAACTGCCAAGTTACATGCAAGGCAGTCGACACTTAGGCGCTAGAATAGCTCAATCTGATTATGTCGATCCAATGACTTTACTAAATGAAAGAAATCAATTGAAGaacataaatatacttattaataaaaattctatgCGGCCAGATAGCTTATTTTCCAATTCATCTTTTGTAACCTCATCAAGTGAAAGCACATATCAAGAGTCACAAAATTCTCAGAATCTTGCGAATGTTTCTGAAAAACCGACCGAGACCGCCCAGATTCATTCGGACGaaagtttttatgaaaaaacgTTTGAAAAGATTGAACAAGTTACAGATGAAGATGTTTTTAGAGATTCGGCTGTTTATTCCGATCAAGAAGACGCGGAAGATAAAGAACCCGAAAAACCTAAACAagctattaaattaaacagagTCGAGAATCTTAAACGTGAGTCATCATTCAActcaaagaaaattatatcgAGTATCACTGAAATATCTAGCATACAAACTGTtactataaacaaaacacatagTACCACCAAAAGTACTGTAACAAAAGAAGACAGAGTTATAAGGCCAAAAATTGCACCGCCTGTTCCAATTAAACCTAAAATAACACAGACGTCAGTATCTACGATACAAACTAAAACTGTCggtaataaaaattttgttaagGAACAACAGTCCTCATCATcggaaactgttaataatcgAAGAATCAAACGAAACATAGATAGTAAACCAGGATTCACACGATCAGAATTTACTCCAAGTAAAAGCGATGGAAGAGTTACGCCTAAAGCTGAAACTAACACTAAGCACGAACCAGAATCGGAAGAGGGAAAGACTAACATACAAATCAAAAGATTAGGTTTTGAAAGAGCTAGCTTAGATTCAGCGACACGCAAGCGTCCCGTAGAGAAAAAACGATCGTTAGAACAGCCAAAGACCAAATCAGTTTTAGAGAGACGAATGGAACTCGAACAGTTAACAAAAGCTCAAAATAGGACTATTAAAAAACCAGCAATTAAACCAAAGTTGATTACTACAAAAGTTCAAACATTTGAAAGATCTGACAATACAgtagaaaataatgtaaataacgaCATTCCTGTAGATAAACCCAGTATTAGTGACGACCCAAACGATGAACAAAAAGGTAGTTGGGTGAAACAAGTGGTTAATAAATTCCAATAA